The DNA region CCGCCGACTCACACGCCGCTGGATCCTCGCCGCCACCCTCGGCCTGCTCGGCACCGTCCTGCTGTGCGTCGCCGAAGCCGCCCACGCCACCGACGGCACGGGCCGCAGCTCCCTGCCCGGCACGCTGCTCGGCATCGGCCTCGGCCTGGTTGCCGCCGCGACCTACGCCCTCTACTCCTGGGCCGCGCACCGGCTCATCACCCGTGAGATCCCCTCCCGGGCAGCGATGGGTGCCGTCTTCGGACTCGGTGGACTGCTCCTCCTGCCTGTCCTCCTCGCCACCGGTGGCCCGCTCGTCGCTTCCTGGCCCAACGCCGCCGTCGGCACCTACATGGCGCTCGTTCCCATGTTCGCCGGCTATGTCCTGTTCGGCTGGGGCCTCGCCCGCGTACCGGCCAGCACCGCCACCACCCTCTCCCTGCTCGAACCGGCCATCGCGGCCGTCCTCGCCGTCCTGGTCGTCGGCGAACGCCTCCCCGTCACCGGCTGGATGGGTATCGCCCTCGTCATCGCATGCCTCGCCGTCCTCACCACCCCCACATCCGCCCACCGCCGCTCACGCGAACAGCTGCGCGACCGCGCGGACCACGACCGCGAAGCCAGGGTGACCGGCATGGCCGGCCACGCTGACTGAGCGCACGGTCATCCCCACCCGCCCGGGTGCTGTCCGAGGTGGTGGACGTCGAACACGACGCGGCTGACACGCCTCCCGCAGCCACAAACAGTCGACGTCCGATCTCGTGATCAAAAGAACTCGCTTCACCTCGGTGGCCTTCTCCAGTGTGTCGCTTGGACAGGTGCGGCATCAGCTCGGTGACGTGACGGTGAACATGCCGCGGGAGGCCATCAGCTCGCGCAGGCGCCACGCCACCGACAGTTGATCTGGCGTGGCATCAGGAACACCTTCCCGGCCGCAGCGCGGCCTCGACGGTGGCGTCCAGGACGCGGCGCAGGTGCGGGTGACGGCGCGGGCTTCGCCCGGTACCTCGTCGTCCACATCCCCAGGGTCCTGCTGACCCTGCCCATGCAACGCGTCTGCGAACTCACCGCCGTACCGCCGGCCACGCAGCGCGGCGTGGCGGCCCTGCTGGCACAGTCCGTCGGCAGGGTTCATTCCGAGGCGGGGGTTCGGGCAACGGTCGTACCCGGTCTCACCCGGGCCACACGATCGACTGAAGCGCTGTAGGCGTGCAGCGCGTACGAGCCCACGTCCCGGCCGACCTCGCTCTTCTTGAAGTCGCCCTTGAAGTCGCCCTTGATCCCTGCGGTACGCCGTGGCCATGAGATATGCGCAGGGCGGTGGTTGCACTCCGCAGGGTCAGGCCGCGGGGGAGCGGGTGCGCGTACTCGCCGCCGACGGCTTCGCGAGGGGTGAGGAGAACACGGTGGTTGCGAAAGAACTGCGGGCCGGTGCCCGGTCGGTGGAGTGGTGGTGTCGGTTGTGGCGTGAGGGAGGGCGACCGGCCCTGGGCCCTTCGGACCGGCCGAACGTCCGAAGGTCGGCGACAGTGATTTCGCCGTGCTCGAGCCACTGTTGCTGGAAGGCGCGATGGCTCAGGGCTGGACGGATGAGTGGTGGACTCTCTCGCGGGTGCGCCTGCTGGTTGCAGACCATTGGGCGTGTCGTTGTGGATCCGTGGAGAGTGGAAGTTGTCGCGGCGGCACGGCTGGTCGTGTCAGCAGCTTGTCCGGCGGGCGGTCGAGCGGGACGACGCGGAGGTGTCCGGATGGGTGAAGGAGACGCGGCCCGCGGACGAAGTCACTGCGGCGGCGCTCGGGGCATGGTTGGTCTTCGAGGACGAGGCCGCTGTCTCGATGACGTCGTACCGTGCGCGCACCCGGATCCTTCGCCTGGCTCCTGCGCAGCCGACGTCTGGCCCGGGACTACGAGCGACGCACTGACACCAGCGAAGGCGAGGGTGGGTCAGAGCCGTGTGGCCGTGCGGATCAGCCCGGCCAGGGCGAGGGAGCGGCTGTGCGCGGGCCAGGCGATATGGGTGACGACGGGGGGTGCGTCGGTCAGGGGGACGGCGGCGTGCTCGGCCCATAGCCAGACGCGGGCCGAGTCGGGGAAGACGGCCACGGTGCGCCCGAGGGCGATCAGC from Streptomyces sp. ALI-76-A includes:
- a CDS encoding DMT family transporter codes for the protein MSHVDRGRAAGIGALSVLAASVLWGTTGTAATFAPDVGPLAIGAVAMGLGGLLQALVAAPQIARHASRLRGQRGTVLLGAASVTVYPLAFYSSMHLAGVAVGTVVSIGTAPLASALIERVVDGRRLTRRWILAATLGLLGTVLLCVAEAAHATDGTGRSSLPGTLLGIGLGLVAAATYALYSWAAHRLITREIPSRAAMGAVFGLGGLLLLPVLLATGGPLVASWPNAAVGTYMALVPMFAGYVLFGWGLARVPASTATTLSLLEPAIAAVLAVLVVGERLPVTGWMGIALVIACLAVLTTPTSAHRRSREQLRDRADHDREARVTGMAGHAD
- a CDS encoding winged helix-turn-helix domain-containing protein → MSLWIRGEWKLSRRHGWSCQQLVRRAVERDDAEVSGWVKETRPADEVTAAALGAWLVFEDEAAVSMTSYRARTRILRLAPAQPTSGPGLRATH